The Thermotoga caldifontis AZM44c09 genomic interval GCGGCTTTTCATCCTTACCTGTAACGAATCTGAACTGTTTGAAAGATAGTCCTTCGAGAGATGTCTTTGCGAAGCATTTATACCAGCGACCCTGGCCTGCGAAAACACTGCTGGTCGAACGGTGAGCGTAGAACTCCACGAGCAGGTTCGTATCCATCTCGAAGCGGTCCAGAGGAACCAGGACAGATTCGACTTCGTTTCCCTCTTCATCTACCAATTTCCACTCACCTTCTGGCAAACGCACGTTCAACTCGATCACACCGTCGTACTGCCTTTCTGCAGGATTGAAAACTGTGATGCCATGTTTGTCGATCATCCTTCCACAGAGATCGAGCAGTGTCCTTATCAAGAGTGCACGGCCGTGGTTGATGGCCCTCCTCAATCTGTCCTGAACGTTGCCGTGTACCTCATCGACGCTGCAACCACAGATGCTGTCGTGTGGATGACACTGCAGAATCAGTTTCCAGCCGTACCACAAACTTTCCTGTGGCACCGCTTTTCCTTCCAGCTTCGCTACAGCAGTGAGCGGTTCCAGATAGTGCAGATACAGCTTTTCAGCCTCGAACTGTAGAAGTTTTTCCCAGATCCTCGCCGAAAGCACGTCCTTCAAAATGGGTGCGTGCCTTGGGCTCCTCAGCTCTCCGATCAACTTTTCTTCAGGCTTCTTCAAATGTGAGACGTATTCCTGGAGCGAAGCGTGAACGAACTCGAACTCTTCGTTGTGGATCTCTTTGAGGATTTTTCCCACATCGCGCCTGGGAATCTCGTGGTCCGTTCCATTCATCAAGAGCGGTGGATTCTCAGGATCGAGCTCTGCCAGATTCTTCGCTTCCTTCAGCAGCTGGGATTTGAACCTCTCTTCGTCGTGGTCCCAGTGCGCCGCGTTGGAGTAACTGTGAACGAGATAGACCGTGTCTATCGATTCGCCTGTCGGTGAACTCCACAGAAAAGTTGTACCTTTCACGTTGTTCACTCCGCGCCACACTACTGCCCAGTCCATCCCGAGGCCCTTCAGCACCGTGGGGGTGTACGCGTTGTGGCCGAACATGTCTGGCAGGTACGCGATGCTGCTCAGAGGAAGATCGAACTTCTTCGCAAGCCTCTGACTGTACAGATAGTTCCTTATCAACGATTCGCCGCTTATCAAGAACTCGTCCGGAAGTACGTACCACGGTCCGACGGAGATCTTTCCTTCACGGACGAGTTTGAAGAACTCTTCCTTGATCCCGTCGTTCTCGATGAAGTCTTCTATCACGACCGTCTGACCATCCAGATGGAAGTGCTTGAAAGAATCTTCAGACTTGAAGATGGACATGAGCTCGTTCAGGAGGATCGAAAGCCTCTGCCGGTAGATTTCAAACGTCGTGTACCATTCCCTGTCCCAGTGCGTGTGCGTCACGACAAAGACTTTTTTCATGAAGGATCACCTCGAATCAAGAAGATTGGGTTGACTATCAGGGCGGGTCTAACTTCGCTGTCGAATCCCATCAGGATCAGCACATCCTCTGGTTCTTCTACATCGATCTTCTTTTCAAAGCTTCCACACACATCGAATCGCTGTACTTCTCTCTTTCTCACAACGAGCAAGCTCAGTCTGGGCAGGTTTTCCACCCTCAACACTACTGATCCTCTATGGAAAACCGTATCACCGACACTCTTTCCGGAGACATCTATCTTTATCTCTCCAACAGAGGACAGGTACACTCTGCCAGACTTGATCGCCCACAGGATCTCCGAAAGTTCCATCCCCCTCGCCGAAACGTAATTCGACATCCAGTCGGATTCGTCCCGTTTGTGAAGATCCCTTCCTGCCGTAGCCGTTATTCTTTTCCCGCTCCTCACCGCCTTCAGCCAATTTCCAACCGCCTCGTAGTTGAGTTCAACTCTGGACAGGTCCGCGTTCCAAACTTCTACGAAGTCCAAACTGAAGGGATCAAACGCGTATGTCCATTTGCATCCCACACACACGGGGTCTCCCATCGCAAACGGATGAGCCACACCAACGAGAGCTCCCTGACCGTGTACCTCACGAACGATCGTAGAAAAATCTTTTTCCTGACCCTCTTCGTCTTTCCAGTCCACGAAGGTTTTTGCACCCAAAACGAGCGCGTGGCCTTTGAAGGTGTTCAATTCCTGACCCGGGAAACCTACAGCTCCAGCCACACTGCCCAGTTCTCGCCAGCCCGAGACGTTGCTGTGGTCGGTTAGAAAAAAGAAATCGAAACCCTTCTTCTTCAAAAATGTCGAAAGTTCTTCCACACTGAGCAATCCATCGCTGTGTCGTGAATGCGTGTGGAGTTCACCTTTGAATGTGTGGAACTCCTCGTTCCCTTCGACCACGATCTCGAGTTTGTAACGAACATCGCAGAAAAGTTGATGGTTCTCGAAAAACACCGTCCACTTTCCAGGAAGGGGTTTACCTCTGACGGCGGCTTCACTTGCATCCAGGCCTACGACGAAGTTTTTCGTACCTCTGTCGTACCTACCCATGAACCTTCCGAGCGAGTCGTGAAAGAGAAGATTCACATGGTTCTGGAGCGGACCAATAGACGTGGGGGAATATTCAAAACGTACGATGAGTTCACTTGCATTAGTGGGCACGTCGAAGATGATCTTTTTCACTGTTTTGCTTTCGCAGAGTTCTATTTTTCCTTCGAAGATCACAGTTCATCTCTCCTAAGTATCCGCACACCGTTCTCATCGAACACGTGCAACTTATCTTTCCTCAGCCTCAGGAATACTTTATCACCAGTCTTATAGGGTACATCTTCGAAAACCAAAACTTTCACGGAACAGCTGTTTATCTTCACTGTCACGATCGTTTCAAAACCGAGTGGCTCGACCACGTACACTTCACCGGCAATCTCTCCGTTCTTTGCATCCAAAAGTACGTTCTCAGGTCTTATGCCTATGAATCCCTTCCCTCTCGGAAACGCGACCAGGGATAGTTCCGAAAGGTCGATCCTTCGGCCCTCCAGAACACACGTTGAACCATCGAAGTAACATTCAATGATGTTCATCGGTGGATTACCAATAAAAGATGCCACGAAAGTGTTGATCGGTTTATCGTAAATCTCTCTCGGTGTACCTACTTGCAGCACACGGCCTTGGTTCATCACAGCTATTTTCGTTGAGAGTGCCATCGCTTCGGACTGATCGTGCGTCACGTAAACAACGCTCGTTCCAAGTTCCATACTCAATCTCTTGAGAAAACTCCTCGCTTCTATTCTCAGCTTTGCGTCGAGGTTACTCAAAGGTTCGTCGAGGAGAAAAACGTTGGGCGTCTGAATCACCGCCCGTGCCAGCGCTACTCTCTGTTGCTGACCCCCACTGATCTGTTGAGGGTATCTGTCGAGCAGTTCAGAGATCTGCAGGCTCTCCGCGACGAAGGCGACTTTCTTTCTGACTTCGTCCTTGGGAATCTTTCTCACAACGAGAGGATAAGCGATGTTTTCCCTCACCGTCATGTGAGGATAGAGCGCATAATTCTGAAAGACCATCGCCACGTTTCTGTGCTTTGGAAGCTCCATCGTCACGTCCCTACCGGCGATGTATATTCGCCCCTCGTCTGGAAACTCGAGGCCTGCGATCAACCTGAGAGTCGTCGTCTTACCGCAACCGGATGGACCGAGCAGCGTGAAAAAGTCTTGCTTTTCTATCTGTAAGCTCACACTCTGTACGGCAACGACATTCGAAAATCGCTTCGTTACATTCTCCAGCACGATCCAGGACAAGACTCTTCCCTCCTCAACCTTTGATGCCGCCGTAAAAGGAAAAACCGAACTTTCTCTCAATCAGCACGTATGTGAATATCACTGGTAACGTGTAAAGGAGCGAGTACGCTGATATCATCCCGATGTCCGGGACACCCACTTCGCTGAAGAAGGTGTATATCGCCACAGAAACGGGATATTTACTCGCGGACCTCAACAGGACAAAGGGTATGAGGAAGTTGCTCCACGATTGCGCGAACACGAGCATTGCGATGACTATTATGCCCTTGCTCGATAGCGGCAAGAAAATGCGGAACATCACCTGCATGGGAGAACTGCCATCGACGAGAGCAGCCTCTTCGTAAGTTCTCGGAATCGAGTCGAAGAAGTCCTTCAAGATGAACAACGCCGTCGGCATGATGCCCCCGGAAAGCGTGAGAATCACGCCGAGCTCTTTGTTAACAAGGCCGAGTCTGAGATTCAGCACGAATATGGGAACCATCGCAGCCGCACCGCTGACCACGCTCGAAAAAAGCACCAGTACATACAAAAGGACGTTTCTTCCCCTGAAATCGTGCCTGGAAAACACGTAAGCTGCGAACAGAGCACACGTTGTCACAAGAGCGACCACTGACACCGAAATGACCAAGCTGTTGCGGAAGGCGATGATCGCTGTCCTGTTTTGAAAGACTCTCACAAAATTGTTCAGTGTGAACCCATCGAAAGAAATGAAGAGAGAAGGTCTGACGGAAAAGGGCGTTACGAAAAGCCAGACGATCGGAGAAATGAAGAAAGCAAGTATAGGAGCAAGCAATATGTAGGAAACGATTCTACTGAACCTTCGAGGATCTTTCATGCCTTTTTCCTCCTTGAAAGACTCAGATAAAACATGGCGAGCGCGAAGTTGATCAGAAGCGCAATGGTTGCGATCGATGCACCATAACCCAGCTTGAAGTACCTGAAGGCGGTTCTGTAGATGTATATCGACAGAAGTTCTGTTCTGAACGACGGCCCCCCGCCCGTGAGCAAGTAGGGAGTGAACACGTTGAAGGTCCAGAGGGTGATGAGAATCAGATCTGTCAGGGTGTATGACTTTATGTTGGGGAATATGATGTCTTTGAACTTTCTCCAAGCAGAAACACCAATGACGTCGGCCGTTTCGAGATAAGACGGAGGAATCGTTTCCAACGCAGCTGAAAACAAGAGCATCGAATAGGCCGTACCACGCCAAATGTTGAAAGTGATGATGGTGGGCAACGGATACTCGTAAAACCAGTTCACCTTTCTCAAACCCAGAACAGAGAGCAGCATGTTCAGTGTCCCATAATCTTTGTCGAGGAAAGCGATCCAGAGGTACGCCACCACGACCTCGGGAATGATCCACGCCAGAATCACAACGCTTTGAACGAAACTTCTGAGTTTCCTTTTTCTGTAAGTCAACAGTGCGAGCGAAAGTCCGAGCCCTGCTTGACCAACGATCGCGGACCCAAGAACGAAAAGCAAGGTCACTCGCAGCGCGTTGTAGAAAAATCTATCGCTCAGAACCTTCGCGTAATTTTCAAAACCAACGAAATCAGGATTTCGTGCCTTTGCCCCGGTGAGTGTTTCGTTCGTCATGCCGATTTTCAAGACCCAGAGACCTGGCAGGATGAGAAAAATAAAGATCAGTGCGAGGGCAGGTATCAACAGAAGGACAACGACTTTCTTCCCCATCAACGATTTTCTCACTCGATCCACCTCGAAAAGGGCGGGCAATGCCCGCCCTTCGTCTTCCTCACGGTTTCTCTATGACATTTTCTTTCCCAACGATCCTCGTGACCTCTTTTGCAAATTCCTCGATGGCTTTATCAACGCTCATCTGACCCGTGACGACTCTCTCAGTCAGAAGCTGAGCCTGGAAGGAAATCTCAGGATAAACGGGGAACGCCGGTCTGAACGTTGTGTACTTGACCAGTGCACGGCTCGTCTCCGCAATGAATTTATCCTTGTTCACAGTCCAGCAGGAATCTGCGAGATCGGATCTCGGAGACACGAAAGGTTTCATTTCGAAGTAAGACAGCTGTGGCTCGATGTAAAGTAATCTCTTCAGCACTTCCGCAACCAGTTTTGGATTCTTGCAGTTGATGTTAACAGCAAAACCCGTACCGCCAGAGATAGAAACAAACTCCGGATCACCCGGCTTACCGCGGCCTGGCATCGCAGCCCATCCGATGCGCTCATCCCTATCTGGGAAGCCCCAGGACGGGTTGTTGGGATTCAACACGGACGTGTAGAACCAGGTTCCTTCAACATACATGGCGATCTTTTCCTGCCTGAACAGTTCAAACGTTTTCTCTCTCGCGCCGGCCGAAACTTGCAGAGCCGCATCCCCAAGCTTCTCGTCAACGTAGATCCGCTTGTAAAAGTTAAGGGTGTCACGCAAAGCGCTACTCTTGATGATCCACTTTCCGGTTTCCCAGTCGTACAGGTTGCCACCCGCACCGAGCAGGACCATGAAGAAACCCTGCATTGTCGTTGCTTCACCCATTTCTGTACCTGCGTTCAGCTGGATCGGTATCACACCGGGCAATTTTTCCTTGATGATCCTCGCCGTTTTGATGATGTCTTCCCAGCTCCTGGGCTGCCATGGTATGGGTATTCCAGCCTTCTTGAACAACTCCTTGTTGTAGTAGATCATCCTCACATCAGTGCTTGCGGGTATCAGATACGTTTTACCTTTGTAGCTTCCCATCGCTTTCATGGAGTCATAGTAGTACTTCCACGCCGGTATCTCGGCGAGGATGTCATCGATGGGTCTCAGATATCCCGCCTCAACGAATTCCGGGACCCAGAAACCATCGATCCAGAGTATGTCCGCTCCACCGCCACCTTTGATGTCGAGGACGATCCTTGCTTTGAAGTCTTCATCCTTTATACCGGTCTGAATCAGTTCGATGTCTATTCCGAGTTCTTTCTCGATCTCTGGTATGTACTTTTCGAACCAGTCAACCACCTGGGTGTTTTTTCCACCCTTGATCGCGTTGGCGATGATTGTTACCTTCTCACCAAAGATGAAAGCAGCCATGGCTAACACGAGGACCAGCACCAGCAACCTCTTCATAAAAACACCCCCTCACGAATGCGGGTGTTCCATGCACCCGCAAGAATTTCTCACAACCAGTTTCGTCGGAACATAATGTTTCTTGATCGGAACGTCTCCCCAGCTCAACAGTGAGAGCAGTATCGCCGCAGCCTTTTCCCCCATCCGTTCGGGGTATTGTCTGACAGTCGTTAGACTTGGGCGCACGAAATCGCTGAAGAGTAGGTCGTCGAACCCTACCACAGCGATATCTTTCGGAACATTCATTCCAAGCATCTGTAGTCCAGATATGACCTCGACGGCCAGAAGATCTGTACACGCAAAAACGGCGTCAAAACTCTTCAGCGCCTTGCATTGTTCTCTTACGCTACCTCTGCGTACTTCGATCAGTGTCAGGCTCGCGTTCGATTCGCTACAAGCTAAACTGGCTCCGCGAAATCTGTCTCTTACACTACTCACTTTCGTCGTCTCCCACGTGACGAAAGCTATCTTTTTACACCCGTGCACCTCGATCAAGTGTTTCGTAACATCGTAAGCCCCTTTCTGGTTGTCCGATTCGACCGAATATCCATCTAATCCCTCCACCGTCCTGTCTACGAAGACAATCGGTCGGCGTTCTGTGAGAAGCTGCTTGATTAGCTCGTTCTGCGACATGCTCAGGTGTGGAAACACTATGAAACCGGACACGTTCAGTTCCAGGAATTTTTTAAACTTCTCCCACTCCGAAGAGCTGTTTTCGTCTGCGAACTGAACCACGGCGTGGAAACCCAGGCTCGAGATGTGTTGTTCGATGCCTTTGAGTATCCCAATACTCAGAAGATCAGAGGCCGAACTGAGAAAAACACCGATCAGGTTCGATGTCTGTCCCATCTCTTCCTTCTTCTTCACGAAGCTTCCTATACCTTGCAACCTGTAAAGATAACCCTCTATCACCAGCTCGTCTATGGCTTTTCTGACCGTAATTCTGCTCACCTGAAACATGTCCATTAACTCTTTTTCAGACGGGATCCTGTCGTCTGGCATCAACTCTCCTGTCTTTATTTTGTTCAGCAGGTACTCCTTTACCACCCTGTACATGGGTTTCTGTCTGGCGGCACTCATCATGACATATCATATCATGTTATTGCAAAAGTGTCAACTATTTCGTCAAATATGTTCCACGTACGCTAAGATCGTGTTTCTCACGTCGTCGAAATGAGGCGGGCAAAAAGCGGCGCTCAGTTTGTCAAATTCCACCAGTACGTCACGGATAAATCTTTCTCCCTCTCTCGTCTGGTATGCCCGTTCTTCGGTAAAAGTACGTGTTGATGACGTCCCTCCATTCTTTTGCATGTTCCAGCTGCATCGTCAATCTCTCGAGCACACGTTTGTACCTGACCGGATCGATCCTGCCTTCGAGTTCCTGCCATTTCTTCACGAATTCTTCGACTTCTTCAACTCCTTCGAAGTGCAGATCGTACATCGCCTGGATCAGGGTCTTACCGGATTTCAACCTGTGATCGTAGCGGACCCGATGGAAAAACAGAAGGAGATCTTCCGGACACGTTTCTATGCTGTCGAAGATCTCGCGCCAGGGTGAGCGATACTGGAGCGTGAAACCTGTTCCTCTCGACGTTCTATCGACCCCGATCGCCTCCCAGTTTGCCCTGTGGTACGTGCCCCACTTCGAGTATTCGTAACCTTCGGGATTCGGACCGTAGTGATGGTTCGGATTCACCATCCAGCCGAGCCCGAACGGGGTCGTGTACTTCTCGTAAGTTCTGTGAGATTTCATCAGCATGTACTCGATGTTGTTCATCACTTTTTCATCGTTACCGAAAGTCAGAACAATCCATTCCCTCACGATCTTCTCCACGCGCTCATCAGGGTTCCACGCGAGTCTTCCAAAGGTGTACAGGTTGGCCTGCGCAAGGTCGTGTCCCGTCCAGTTCGGATCCGTACCAACGTTCGAAACGCCAGCCACACCGCAGAGCTTCCTTCCGAAGAGCGTACCGTCCACGATCCTCTTGACGAAGGATCCCTCTCCCTTCGCAAAGGTGTCAAAGTCGAGCACTTCCTTCCAGAACGTTCCAAGATAACACAGATGTACCTGCTGACCGGTGTACTCCTGCGTGATCTGAAGTTCGAGCATTTGGTTGGTCCGCTCCAGTGCCCCGAACAGCGGCGAAACGGGCTCCCTCACCTGAAAGTCCATCGGTCCAAACTTGGTCTGAAGGATCACGTTGTCGCTGAACTGACCATCGAGAGGCTTGAAATTGTCGTAGGCTGCCTTCGCCCTGTCAGTTGAATGGTCCCTCCAGTCCTGCAGACAGTTGTAAACGAACGTGCGCCAGATCACGACGCCCCCGAACGGCTCGAGCGCTTCGGCCAGCATGTTCGCCCCATCCACGTGCGTTCTACCGAAAAAGTGTGGACCTGGGTTGAATTCTGAATCTGCCTTGACGAGAAAACCGCCGAAGTCTGGTACGAAGCTGTAGATCTTCTTAGCCTGATTCTTCCACCAATTTCTGACTCTTCGATCCAGCGGATCTGCCGTTTCCAGACCGCCGAGGATCATCGGTGAAGCGAAATTCACACTGAGATAGATCTTTATGCCATAATCTCTGAACAGATCTGCCAGCGCTGACAGCTTCCTCAGATATCTTTCATCGTCGATCAGTTTCACAGCTTCATTTCTCACGTTCACGTTGTTCAACACCACGCCGTTGATACCGATCGAAGCGAGCAATCTGGCGTAATCCCTGGTCCTTCGGTTCATCACGATGCGACCGTTTTCGAAGAAAATCGATCTTCCAGCGTACCCTCTTTCGACCGAACCGTCCATATTGTCCCAGTGGTTGACCATCCTTAAAGGCATCGCCGGCTCAGAGATCACGTTCATCGTCTCTACGCGTTCGCCCAGCCTAACGCGCTTGATGAGTTCAAACACAGCGTGGACAAAACCTGACGATCTTTCCGCTCCAACAACGAGCGATTCCGTGCCATGAACGTTCCTGTGGAGAATGAAGAAACCTTCTTCGTGCAGCTCTGGCGTCTCAAAGAGTTCGGCGAGTTTCCCGATCCGACCGAGCACTAACGCCTTTTTCTTCTTGAAGCTGTGTTCGATCGAAGGTTCAAGATCGAGCGCACACTTGGCAAACAGTTTCAGCTCGGTGAGCGCAGTCTTCACCTCTTCACGATCGGCGAGCAGAACGATCCTTTTGAACCATTCTCTGTACCAGGAAAGTTCCTCCTCTGGCAGTTTTTTGTATTCGAGCCAGCACATTTCGTACTGATCCATCTTCATCACCTCATTGATCGATCCTTTCCAGAACCAGAACGTCCTCAGCATCCAGAACCAACTTCTCGGAGAACAGCTGACCGCTCAGAATGTCCCGCCACCTTCCTTCTTTCAAACAGATCTCTTTTCGCTCCTTACTGAAATTCATGACGAACAGATAAGTTCTTCCATCTTCGCTCCGTCTTTTGACGATCTCGAGGCCGTCGGACGGTCCATCGCAAACAGTTTCAATACCGTGCTGTTCGATCACGTAGCGCACAAAGTCGTTACAGAATTCCTGTGAGGCGCAGGACGCGATGTAGTACGCTGTGCCAGAGCCATACCCGTTCACTGTTACACAGGGCTGGTTCGCATAGATACCATCTACGTAAGTGCCAAGCACGCTTGCTCCTTCGACCTTTATCAAACTCTCGAGCAGTTTCACAACATAGCTTTTTCCCATGAAGGTCATTTTTCTTTCTTC includes:
- a CDS encoding GntR family transcriptional regulator; the protein is MMSAARQKPMYRVVKEYLLNKIKTGELMPDDRIPSEKELMDMFQVSRITVRKAIDELVIEGYLYRLQGIGSFVKKKEEMGQTSNLIGVFLSSASDLLSIGILKGIEQHISSLGFHAVVQFADENSSSEWEKFKKFLELNVSGFIVFPHLSMSQNELIKQLLTERRPIVFVDRTVEGLDGYSVESDNQKGAYDVTKHLIEVHGCKKIAFVTWETTKVSSVRDRFRGASLACSESNASLTLIEVRRGSVREQCKALKSFDAVFACTDLLAVEVISGLQMLGMNVPKDIAVVGFDDLLFSDFVRPSLTTVRQYPERMGEKAAAILLSLLSWGDVPIKKHYVPTKLVVRNSCGCMEHPHS
- a CDS encoding alpha-glucuronidase family glycosyl hydrolase yields the protein MDQYEMCWLEYKKLPEEELSWYREWFKRIVLLADREEVKTALTELKLFAKCALDLEPSIEHSFKKKKALVLGRIGKLAELFETPELHEEGFFILHRNVHGTESLVVGAERSSGFVHAVFELIKRVRLGERVETMNVISEPAMPLRMVNHWDNMDGSVERGYAGRSIFFENGRIVMNRRTRDYARLLASIGINGVVLNNVNVRNEAVKLIDDERYLRKLSALADLFRDYGIKIYLSVNFASPMILGGLETADPLDRRVRNWWKNQAKKIYSFVPDFGGFLVKADSEFNPGPHFFGRTHVDGANMLAEALEPFGGVVIWRTFVYNCLQDWRDHSTDRAKAAYDNFKPLDGQFSDNVILQTKFGPMDFQVREPVSPLFGALERTNQMLELQITQEYTGQQVHLCYLGTFWKEVLDFDTFAKGEGSFVKRIVDGTLFGRKLCGVAGVSNVGTDPNWTGHDLAQANLYTFGRLAWNPDERVEKIVREWIVLTFGNDEKVMNNIEYMLMKSHRTYEKYTTPFGLGWMVNPNHHYGPNPEGYEYSKWGTYHRANWEAIGVDRTSRGTGFTLQYRSPWREIFDSIETCPEDLLLFFHRVRYDHRLKSGKTLIQAMYDLHFEGVEEVEEFVKKWQELEGRIDPVRYKRVLERLTMQLEHAKEWRDVINTYFYRRTGIPDERGRKIYP
- a CDS encoding extracellular solute-binding protein; amino-acid sequence: MKRLLVLVLVLAMAAFIFGEKVTIIANAIKGGKNTQVVDWFEKYIPEIEKELGIDIELIQTGIKDEDFKARIVLDIKGGGGADILWIDGFWVPEFVEAGYLRPIDDILAEIPAWKYYYDSMKAMGSYKGKTYLIPASTDVRMIYYNKELFKKAGIPIPWQPRSWEDIIKTARIIKEKLPGVIPIQLNAGTEMGEATTMQGFFMVLLGAGGNLYDWETGKWIIKSSALRDTLNFYKRIYVDEKLGDAALQVSAGAREKTFELFRQEKIAMYVEGTWFYTSVLNPNNPSWGFPDRDERIGWAAMPGRGKPGDPEFVSISGGTGFAVNINCKNPKLVAEVLKRLLYIEPQLSYFEMKPFVSPRSDLADSCWTVNKDKFIAETSRALVKYTTFRPAFPVYPEISFQAQLLTERVVTGQMSVDKAIEEFAKEVTRIVGKENVIEKP
- a CDS encoding carbohydrate ABC transporter permease; translation: MKDPRRFSRIVSYILLAPILAFFISPIVWLFVTPFSVRPSLFISFDGFTLNNFVRVFQNRTAIIAFRNSLVISVSVVALVTTCALFAAYVFSRHDFRGRNVLLYVLVLFSSVVSGAAAMVPIFVLNLRLGLVNKELGVILTLSGGIMPTALFILKDFFDSIPRTYEEAALVDGSSPMQVMFRIFLPLSSKGIIVIAMLVFAQSWSNFLIPFVLLRSASKYPVSVAIYTFFSEVGVPDIGMISAYSLLYTLPVIFTYVLIERKFGFSFYGGIKG
- a CDS encoding carbohydrate ABC transporter permease — protein: MRKSLMGKKVVVLLLIPALALIFIFLILPGLWVLKIGMTNETLTGAKARNPDFVGFENYAKVLSDRFFYNALRVTLLFVLGSAIVGQAGLGLSLALLTYRKRKLRSFVQSVVILAWIIPEVVVAYLWIAFLDKDYGTLNMLLSVLGLRKVNWFYEYPLPTIITFNIWRGTAYSMLLFSAALETIPPSYLETADVIGVSAWRKFKDIIFPNIKSYTLTDLILITLWTFNVFTPYLLTGGGPSFRTELLSIYIYRTAFRYFKLGYGASIATIALLINFALAMFYLSLSRRKKA
- a CDS encoding CehA/McbA family metallohydrolase, encoding MIFEGKIELCESKTVKKIIFDVPTNASELIVRFEYSPTSIGPLQNHVNLLFHDSLGRFMGRYDRGTKNFVVGLDASEAAVRGKPLPGKWTVFFENHQLFCDVRYKLEIVVEGNEEFHTFKGELHTHSRHSDGLLSVEELSTFLKKKGFDFFFLTDHSNVSGWRELGSVAGAVGFPGQELNTFKGHALVLGAKTFVDWKDEEGQEKDFSTIVREVHGQGALVGVAHPFAMGDPVCVGCKWTYAFDPFSLDFVEVWNADLSRVELNYEAVGNWLKAVRSGKRITATAGRDLHKRDESDWMSNYVSARGMELSEILWAIKSGRVYLSSVGEIKIDVSGKSVGDTVFHRGSVVLRVENLPRLSLLVVRKREVQRFDVCGSFEKKIDVEEPEDVLILMGFDSEVRPALIVNPIFLIRGDPS
- a CDS encoding glycoside hydrolase family 38 N-terminal domain-containing protein, which encodes MKKVFVVTHTHWDREWYTTFEIYRQRLSILLNELMSIFKSEDSFKHFHLDGQTVVIEDFIENDGIKEEFFKLVREGKISVGPWYVLPDEFLISGESLIRNYLYSQRLAKKFDLPLSSIAYLPDMFGHNAYTPTVLKGLGMDWAVVWRGVNNVKGTTFLWSSPTGESIDTVYLVHSYSNAAHWDHDEERFKSQLLKEAKNLAELDPENPPLLMNGTDHEIPRRDVGKILKEIHNEEFEFVHASLQEYVSHLKKPEEKLIGELRSPRHAPILKDVLSARIWEKLLQFEAEKLYLHYLEPLTAVAKLEGKAVPQESLWYGWKLILQCHPHDSICGCSVDEVHGNVQDRLRRAINHGRALLIRTLLDLCGRMIDKHGITVFNPAERQYDGVIELNVRLPEGEWKLVDEEGNEVESVLVPLDRFEMDTNLLVEFYAHRSTSSVFAGQGRWYKCFAKTSLEGLSFKQFRFVTGKDEKPRSFTPIFEVLENATLKVEHGGELLDGLCYVEDVEDVGDEYNYSYVCRERYDSRNCVAKVRTLLDSAFVKKIEATFSMNVPARIAEDRRSRSEETVTIPFRFVYTFYRDEKRVDVDVHFTNAAKDHRLSVVFPLKGLTKLITDGYFGPVERKIERFEEDCSSWAELPENQFPTYWFVSVPEYRLTIVPKGLREVFVDESGLHLTILRSVGWLSRNDLITRPGHAGPAFETPNAQGLGEHRVSFSIVLHDDYGIDRIYEAARQCTIVPFAVQGRFEKIPEKIAIQIEKGFVSTFKPAESGVILRLFCPDGSRPSMKTVRQTIELDLAERPLSERTKIEHVRTWLVH
- a CDS encoding ABC transporter ATP-binding protein, with product MSWIVLENVTKRFSNVVAVQSVSLQIEKQDFFTLLGPSGCGKTTTLRLIAGLEFPDEGRIYIAGRDVTMELPKHRNVAMVFQNYALYPHMTVRENIAYPLVVRKIPKDEVRKKVAFVAESLQISELLDRYPQQISGGQQQRVALARAVIQTPNVFLLDEPLSNLDAKLRIEARSFLKRLSMELGTSVVYVTHDQSEAMALSTKIAVMNQGRVLQVGTPREIYDKPINTFVASFIGNPPMNIIECYFDGSTCVLEGRRIDLSELSLVAFPRGKGFIGIRPENVLLDAKNGEIAGEVYVVEPLGFETIVTVKINSCSVKVLVFEDVPYKTGDKVFLRLRKDKLHVFDENGVRILRRDEL